One genomic region from Balaenoptera acutorostrata chromosome 1, mBalAcu1.1, whole genome shotgun sequence encodes:
- the MEGF6 gene encoding multiple epidermal growth factor-like domains protein 6 isoform X9 has protein sequence MEAPRGRGGLAALWCLGLLGVLARVAGTHYRYLWRGCYPCHLGRAGYPVSAADRRPGGRDVDECQVHNGGCQHRCVNTPGSYLCECKPGFRLHADGRTCLAINSCAVGNGGCQHNCIQLTVTQHRCQCRPEFQLQEDGKRCTRRNPCTDRNGGCMHTCRALRGLAHCECHAGYWLAADHKACEDVDECATGLAQCAHGCVNTHGSFKCVCNAGYELGADGRQCYRIELEVVSSCEADNGGCSHGCSRTSSGPGCTCPRGYELGEDQRTCIDVDDCADSPCCQQVCTNSPGGYECSCYAGYQLGADGCSCEDVDECASGRGGCEHRCTNLAGSFRCSCEDGHLLDEDRRGCSPLEVPEVGLDGHLPLVRPLPHVAVLQDELPHLFQDDHVGAEAEEEEEELRGEHTLEEKFVCLDDSFGPDCSLTCADCRKGGTCLPSLRGCDCPDGWTGLVCSEACPPDTFGKNCSFSCSCQNGGTCDPVTGACRCPPGVSGAHCEDGCPRGFYGKHCGKKCHCANRGRCHRLYGACLCDPGLYGRFCHLACPPWAFGPGCSEECQCEQRNTRACDRRDGSCACKAGFGGERCQDECQPGFFGPGCRQACTCPPGVACDPVSGQCGKQCPAGYQGEDCGQECPAGTFGRNCSGSCFCEGAPCDRVTGQCLCPPGRTGADCGADCPEGRWGLGCQEICPECEHGASCEPETGACLCRPGFMGSRCQDTCPAGWFGPSCQMRCSCINDGLCHPVTGRCSCAPGWTGLSCQRACDSGHWGPDCSHTCNCSADHGSCDAVSGLCLCEAGYVGPWCEQRCPQGYFGPGCGRQCQCEHGAACDHVSGACTCPAGWRGTFCERACPAGFFGVDCHHTCDCSTGVPCDAANGSCLCPAGRRGPRCAQTCPAHTYGHNCSQACSCFNGASCDPVHGQCRCGPGWMGPTCLQACPAGLYGEDCQHSCLCQNQGTCDPVSGHCTCPEGWAGLACEKGCLPGFFGAGCQHVCGCLHGGLCDRHTGHCLCPAGWTGDKCQSSCPKGTFGVRCEGHCACRRGATCHHVTGACLCPPGLRGLRCENACPPGWFGEACAQRCQCPPGVACHHVTGECHCPPGFTGPSCEQGCPPGRFGPGCEQLCGCLNGGSCDAATGACHCPSGFLGSDCGLACPHGRFGPRCVHVCGCGQGAACDPVTGTCSCPPGRTGVHCEHGGPSQFPETASPALGPVASQSASHRPGLSSSAEKH, from the exons CCATCAACTCCTGCGCCGTGGGCAATGGCGGCTGCCAACACAACTGTATTCAGCTCACGGTGACCCAGCACCGCTGCCAGTGCCGGCCCGAGTTCCAGCTCCAGGAGGATGGCAAGCGCTGCACCC GGAGAAACCCGTGTACGGACCGGAACGGTGGCTGCATGCACACGTGCCGGGCGCTCCGGGGCCTTGCCCACTGCGAGTGCCATGCAGGATACTGGCTGGCAGCGGACCACAAGGCCTGCGAAG ATGTGGATGAATGTGCCACAGGCCTGGCCCAGTGTGCCCACGGCTGCGTCAACACTCACGGGTCCTTTAAGTGTGTATGCAACGCAGGCTACGAGCTGGGTGCCGATGGCCGGCAGTGCTACC GGATCGAGCTGGAGGTAGTGAGCAGCTGCGAGGCGGACAACGGCGGCTGCTCCCACGGCTGCAGCCGCACCAGCTCAGGGCCCGGCTGCACCTGCCCCCGCGGCTACGAGCTGGGCGAGGACCAGAGGACGTGCATTG ATGTCGATGACTGTGCCGATTCCCCGTGCTGCCAGCAGGTTTGCACCAATAGCCCTGGCGGCTACGAGTGCAGCTGCTATGCCGGCTACCAGCTTGGCGCCGACGGCTGCAGCTGTGAGG ACGTGGACGAGTGCGCCTCCGGCCGTGGCGGCTGCGAGCACCGCTGCACGAACCTGGCCGGCTCGTTCCGGTGCTCCTGCGAGGACGGCCACCTGCTGGACGAGGACCGCCGGGGCTGCAGCC CCCTGGAGGTGCCCGAGGTGGGCCTGGACGGCCACCTGCCCCTCGTGCGGCCCCTCCCGCACGTGGCAGTACTCCAGGACGAGCTGCCCCACCTCTTCCAAGATGACCACGTCGGGGCcgaggcggaggaggaggaggaggagttgcGGGGCGAGCACACGTTGGAGGAGAAGTTTG TCTGCCTGGACGACTCCTTTGGCCCAGATTGCAGCTTGACCTGCGCTGACTGCAGGAAGGGGGGGACCTGCCTCCCCAGCCTGCGTGGCTGTGATTGCCCCGATGGCTGGACCGGGCTCGTCTGCAGTGAGG CTTGTCCCCCAGACACCTTTGGGAAGAACTGCAGCTTCTCCTGCAGCTGTCAGAACGGCGGGACCTGCGACCCTGTGACGGGGGCCTGCCGCTGCCCTCCGGGTGTCAGTGGAGCCCACTGTGAGGACG gctGCCCCAGAGGCTTCTACGGCAAGCACTGCGGTAAGAAGTGCCACTGTGCCAACCGGGGCCGGTGCCACCGCCTCTACGGGGCCTGCCTCTGCGACCCGGGGCTCTATGGCCGCTTCTGCCACCTGG CCTGCCCACCGTGGGCCTTCGGGCCGGGCTGCTCGGAGGAGTGCCAGTGTGAGCAGCGGAACACGCGCGCGTGTGACAGGAGGGACGGCAGCTGTGCCTGCAAGGCGGGCTTCGGGGGCGAGCGGTGCCAGGACG aGTGCCAGCCGGGCTTCTTTGGGCCAGGCTGCCGGCAGGCGTGCACCTGCCCCCCGGGGGTGGCCTGTGACCCCGTCAGCGGCCAGTGTGGGAAGCAGTGTCCTGCCGGCTACCAGGGGGAGGACTGCGGCCAAG AGTGCCCGGCCGGGACGTTCGGCAGGAACTGCTCAGGCTCCTGCTTCTGTGAGGGGGCCCCCTGCGACCGGGTCACGGGGCAGTGCCTGTGCCCTCCTGGGAGGACCGGGGCTGACTGTGGGGCAG ATTGTCCTGAGGGTCGCTGGGGGCTCGGCTGCCAGGAGATCTGCCCGGAGTGCGAGCACGGTGCCTCCTGTGAGCCTGAGACCGGAGCCTGCCTGTGCCGCCCTGGCTTCATGGGCAGCCGCTGCCAGGACA CTTGCCCAGCAGGCTGGTTTGGGCCCAGCTGCCAGATGCGATGCTCCTGCATCAACGACGGGCTCTGCCACCCGGTGACTGGCCGCTGCAGCTGCGCCCCGGGGTGGACCGGCCTCAGCTGCCAGAGAG CCTGTGACAGCGGCCACTGGGGACCCGACTGCAGCCACACCTGCAACTGCAGCGCAGACCACGGGAGCTGTGACGCCGTCAGCGGCCTGTGTCTGTGTGAGGCCGGCTATGTGGGCCCGTGGTGCGAGCAGC GGTGTCCCCAGGGCTACTTCGGGCCGGGCTGTGGGCGGCAGTGCCAGTGTGAGCACGGGGCAGCCTGTGACCATGTCAGCGGGGCCTGCACCTGCCCGGCCGGCTGGAGGGGAACCTTCTGTGAGCGCG CCTGCCCGGCCGGCTTCTTTGGAGTGGACTGCCACCACACCTGTGACTGCAGCACCGGGGTGCCCTGCGACGCCGCGAACggctcctgcctctgccctgctGGCCGCCGGGGCCCCCGCTGTGCCCAGA CTTGCCCAGCCCACACGTACGGCCACAACTGCAGCCAGGCCTGCTCCTGCTTTAATGGGGCCTCCTGTGATCCTGTCCACGGGCAGTGCCGCTGTGGCCCTGGCTGGATGGGGCCCACCTGCCTACAGG CCTGTCCCGCGGGCCTCTACGGTGAGGACTGTCAGCATTCCTGCCTCTGCCAGAACCAGGGCACCTGTGACCCTGTCTCAGGCCACTGCACCTGCccagagggctgggctgggctggcctgTGAGAAGG GGTGCCTCCCGGGGTTCTTCGGAGCCGGCTGCCAGCACGTCTGCGGGTGCCTCCACGGCGGCCTCTGTGACCGGCACACAGGCCACTGCCTCTGCCCGGCCGGCTGGACCGGGGACAAGTGCCAGAGCT CCTGTCCCAAGGGCACGTTCGGGGTTCGCTGTGAGGGGCACTGTGCCTGCCGGCGGGGGGCCACCTGCCACCACGTCACTGGGGCATGCCTCTGCCCGCCGGGATTGAGGGGCTTGCGGTGTGAGAATG CCTGCCCGCCCGGCTGGTTTGGAGAGGCCTGTGCCCAGCGCTGCCAGTGCCCACCCGGCGTTGCCTGCCACCACGTCACCGGGGAGTGTCACTGTCCCCCAGGCTTCACTGGGCCCAGCTGTGAGCAGG gGTGCCCGCCCGGGCGGTTCGGGCCCGGCTGTGAGCAGCTGTGTGGGTGTCTCAACGGGGGCTCCTGTGACGCAGCCACAGGGGCCTGCCACTGCCCCTCTGGGTTCCTCGGAAGCGACTGCGGCCTCG CCTGTCCACACGGCCGCTTCGGCCCCCGCTGTGTCCACGTGTGCGGGTGTGGGCAGGGGGCGGCCTGTGACCCCGTGACCGGCACCTGCTCCTGCCCCCCTGGGAGGACCGGCGTCCACTGTGAGCACG GTGGGCCCTCCCAGTTCCCTGAGACCGcatccccagccctgggcccag TGGCTTCACAATCAGCCTCTCACCGCCCCGGGCTCAGCAGCAGCGCAGAGAAGCACTAG
- the MEGF6 gene encoding multiple epidermal growth factor-like domains protein 6 isoform X1, which produces MEAPRGRGGLAALWCLGLLGVLARVAGTHYRYLWRGCYPCHLGRAGYPVSAADRRPGGRDVDECQVHNGGCQHRCVNTPGSYLCECKPGFRLHADGRTCLAINSCAVGNGGCQHNCIQLTVTQHRCQCRPEFQLQEDGKRCTRRNPCTDRNGGCMHTCRALRGLAHCECHAGYWLAADHKACEDVDECATGLAQCAHGCVNTHGSFKCVCNAGYELGADGRQCYRIELEVVSSCEADNGGCSHGCSRTSSGPGCTCPRGYELGEDQRTCIDVDDCADSPCCQQVCTNSPGGYECSCYAGYQLGADGCSCEDVDECASGRGGCEHRCTNLAGSFRCSCEDGHLLDEDRRGCSPLEVPEVGLDGHLPLVRPLPHVAVLQDELPHLFQDDHVGAEAEEEEEELRGEHTLEEKFVCLDDSFGPDCSLTCADCRKGGTCLPSLRGCDCPDGWTGLVCSEACPPDTFGKNCSFSCSCQNGGTCDPVTGACRCPPGVSGAHCEDGCPRGFYGKHCGKKCHCANRGRCHRLYGACLCDPGLYGRFCHLACPPWAFGPGCSEECQCEQRNTRACDRRDGSCACKAGFGGERCQDECQPGFFGPGCRQACTCPPGVACDPVSGQCGKQCPAGYQGEDCGQECPAGTFGRNCSGSCFCEGAPCDRVTGQCLCPPGRTGADCGADCPEGRWGLGCQEICPECEHGASCEPETGACLCRPGFMGSRCQDTCPAGWFGPSCQMRCSCINDGLCHPVTGRCSCAPGWTGLSCQRACDSGHWGPDCSHTCNCSADHGSCDAVSGLCLCEAGYVGPWCEQRCPQGYFGPGCGRQCQCEHGAACDHVSGACTCPAGWRGTFCERACPAGFFGVDCHHTCDCSTGVPCDAANGSCLCPAGRRGPRCAQTCPAHTYGHNCSQACSCFNGASCDPVHGQCRCGPGWMGPTCLQACPAGLYGEDCQHSCLCQNQGTCDPVSGHCTCPEGWAGLACEKGCLPGFFGAGCQHVCGCLHGGLCDRHTGHCLCPAGWTGDKCQSSCPKGTFGVRCEGHCACRRGATCHHVTGACLCPPGLRGLRCENACPPGWFGEACAQRCQCPPGVACHHVTGECHCPPGFTGPSCEQGCPPGRFGPGCEQLCGCLNGGSCDAATGACHCPSGFLGSDCGLACPHGRFGPRCVHVCGCGQGAACDPVTGTCSCPPGRTGVHCEHGCPQNRFGANCERVCSCRNGGLCHAANGSCSCGLGWTGLHCELACPAGRYGAACRLQCSCRNHGACEPSSGACHCGPGFYGQACEHPCPPGFHGAGCRGTCECQHGAPCDPVSGRCLCPAGFRGQFCEKGCEPGSFGEGCSRQCDCEDGVPCDPVTGHCLCPPGLTGATCDLGCSRGFFGPGCALRCSCGGGADCDAVSGQCHCVDGYMGPMCQQGGPSQFPETASPALGPVASQSASHRPGLSSSAEKH; this is translated from the exons CCATCAACTCCTGCGCCGTGGGCAATGGCGGCTGCCAACACAACTGTATTCAGCTCACGGTGACCCAGCACCGCTGCCAGTGCCGGCCCGAGTTCCAGCTCCAGGAGGATGGCAAGCGCTGCACCC GGAGAAACCCGTGTACGGACCGGAACGGTGGCTGCATGCACACGTGCCGGGCGCTCCGGGGCCTTGCCCACTGCGAGTGCCATGCAGGATACTGGCTGGCAGCGGACCACAAGGCCTGCGAAG ATGTGGATGAATGTGCCACAGGCCTGGCCCAGTGTGCCCACGGCTGCGTCAACACTCACGGGTCCTTTAAGTGTGTATGCAACGCAGGCTACGAGCTGGGTGCCGATGGCCGGCAGTGCTACC GGATCGAGCTGGAGGTAGTGAGCAGCTGCGAGGCGGACAACGGCGGCTGCTCCCACGGCTGCAGCCGCACCAGCTCAGGGCCCGGCTGCACCTGCCCCCGCGGCTACGAGCTGGGCGAGGACCAGAGGACGTGCATTG ATGTCGATGACTGTGCCGATTCCCCGTGCTGCCAGCAGGTTTGCACCAATAGCCCTGGCGGCTACGAGTGCAGCTGCTATGCCGGCTACCAGCTTGGCGCCGACGGCTGCAGCTGTGAGG ACGTGGACGAGTGCGCCTCCGGCCGTGGCGGCTGCGAGCACCGCTGCACGAACCTGGCCGGCTCGTTCCGGTGCTCCTGCGAGGACGGCCACCTGCTGGACGAGGACCGCCGGGGCTGCAGCC CCCTGGAGGTGCCCGAGGTGGGCCTGGACGGCCACCTGCCCCTCGTGCGGCCCCTCCCGCACGTGGCAGTACTCCAGGACGAGCTGCCCCACCTCTTCCAAGATGACCACGTCGGGGCcgaggcggaggaggaggaggaggagttgcGGGGCGAGCACACGTTGGAGGAGAAGTTTG TCTGCCTGGACGACTCCTTTGGCCCAGATTGCAGCTTGACCTGCGCTGACTGCAGGAAGGGGGGGACCTGCCTCCCCAGCCTGCGTGGCTGTGATTGCCCCGATGGCTGGACCGGGCTCGTCTGCAGTGAGG CTTGTCCCCCAGACACCTTTGGGAAGAACTGCAGCTTCTCCTGCAGCTGTCAGAACGGCGGGACCTGCGACCCTGTGACGGGGGCCTGCCGCTGCCCTCCGGGTGTCAGTGGAGCCCACTGTGAGGACG gctGCCCCAGAGGCTTCTACGGCAAGCACTGCGGTAAGAAGTGCCACTGTGCCAACCGGGGCCGGTGCCACCGCCTCTACGGGGCCTGCCTCTGCGACCCGGGGCTCTATGGCCGCTTCTGCCACCTGG CCTGCCCACCGTGGGCCTTCGGGCCGGGCTGCTCGGAGGAGTGCCAGTGTGAGCAGCGGAACACGCGCGCGTGTGACAGGAGGGACGGCAGCTGTGCCTGCAAGGCGGGCTTCGGGGGCGAGCGGTGCCAGGACG aGTGCCAGCCGGGCTTCTTTGGGCCAGGCTGCCGGCAGGCGTGCACCTGCCCCCCGGGGGTGGCCTGTGACCCCGTCAGCGGCCAGTGTGGGAAGCAGTGTCCTGCCGGCTACCAGGGGGAGGACTGCGGCCAAG AGTGCCCGGCCGGGACGTTCGGCAGGAACTGCTCAGGCTCCTGCTTCTGTGAGGGGGCCCCCTGCGACCGGGTCACGGGGCAGTGCCTGTGCCCTCCTGGGAGGACCGGGGCTGACTGTGGGGCAG ATTGTCCTGAGGGTCGCTGGGGGCTCGGCTGCCAGGAGATCTGCCCGGAGTGCGAGCACGGTGCCTCCTGTGAGCCTGAGACCGGAGCCTGCCTGTGCCGCCCTGGCTTCATGGGCAGCCGCTGCCAGGACA CTTGCCCAGCAGGCTGGTTTGGGCCCAGCTGCCAGATGCGATGCTCCTGCATCAACGACGGGCTCTGCCACCCGGTGACTGGCCGCTGCAGCTGCGCCCCGGGGTGGACCGGCCTCAGCTGCCAGAGAG CCTGTGACAGCGGCCACTGGGGACCCGACTGCAGCCACACCTGCAACTGCAGCGCAGACCACGGGAGCTGTGACGCCGTCAGCGGCCTGTGTCTGTGTGAGGCCGGCTATGTGGGCCCGTGGTGCGAGCAGC GGTGTCCCCAGGGCTACTTCGGGCCGGGCTGTGGGCGGCAGTGCCAGTGTGAGCACGGGGCAGCCTGTGACCATGTCAGCGGGGCCTGCACCTGCCCGGCCGGCTGGAGGGGAACCTTCTGTGAGCGCG CCTGCCCGGCCGGCTTCTTTGGAGTGGACTGCCACCACACCTGTGACTGCAGCACCGGGGTGCCCTGCGACGCCGCGAACggctcctgcctctgccctgctGGCCGCCGGGGCCCCCGCTGTGCCCAGA CTTGCCCAGCCCACACGTACGGCCACAACTGCAGCCAGGCCTGCTCCTGCTTTAATGGGGCCTCCTGTGATCCTGTCCACGGGCAGTGCCGCTGTGGCCCTGGCTGGATGGGGCCCACCTGCCTACAGG CCTGTCCCGCGGGCCTCTACGGTGAGGACTGTCAGCATTCCTGCCTCTGCCAGAACCAGGGCACCTGTGACCCTGTCTCAGGCCACTGCACCTGCccagagggctgggctgggctggcctgTGAGAAGG GGTGCCTCCCGGGGTTCTTCGGAGCCGGCTGCCAGCACGTCTGCGGGTGCCTCCACGGCGGCCTCTGTGACCGGCACACAGGCCACTGCCTCTGCCCGGCCGGCTGGACCGGGGACAAGTGCCAGAGCT CCTGTCCCAAGGGCACGTTCGGGGTTCGCTGTGAGGGGCACTGTGCCTGCCGGCGGGGGGCCACCTGCCACCACGTCACTGGGGCATGCCTCTGCCCGCCGGGATTGAGGGGCTTGCGGTGTGAGAATG CCTGCCCGCCCGGCTGGTTTGGAGAGGCCTGTGCCCAGCGCTGCCAGTGCCCACCCGGCGTTGCCTGCCACCACGTCACCGGGGAGTGTCACTGTCCCCCAGGCTTCACTGGGCCCAGCTGTGAGCAGG gGTGCCCGCCCGGGCGGTTCGGGCCCGGCTGTGAGCAGCTGTGTGGGTGTCTCAACGGGGGCTCCTGTGACGCAGCCACAGGGGCCTGCCACTGCCCCTCTGGGTTCCTCGGAAGCGACTGCGGCCTCG CCTGTCCACACGGCCGCTTCGGCCCCCGCTGTGTCCACGTGTGCGGGTGTGGGCAGGGGGCGGCCTGTGACCCCGTGACCGGCACCTGCTCCTGCCCCCCTGGGAGGACCGGCGTCCACTGTGAGCACG GTTGCCCCCAGAACCGGTTTGGTGCGAACTGTGAGCGCGTGTGCTCCTGCAGAAACGGGGGCCTGTGTCACGCCGCCAACGGCAGCTGCTCCTGCGGCCTGGGCTGGACGGGGCTGCACTGCGAGCTGG cctgcccCGCTGGGCGCTACGGTGCCGCCTGCCGCCTGCAGTGCTCCTGCCGCAACCACGGCGCCTGTGAGCCCTCGTCGGGCGCCTGCCACTGCGGCCCCGGCTTCTACGGCCAGGCCTGCGAGCACC CCTGTCCCCCTGGCTTCCACGGGGCTGGCTGCCGGGGGACGTGCGAGTGTCAGCACGGCGCCCCCTGCGACCCCGTCAGTGGCAGGTGTCTCTGCCCTGCCGGCTTCCGCGGCCAGTTCTGCGAGAAGG GGTGTGAGCCGGGCTCGTTTGGAGAAGGCTGCAGCCGGCAGTGTGACTGCGAGGACGGGGTGCCCTGTGACCCCGTCACCGGCCACTGCCTATGCCCCCCGGGGCTCACAGGGGCCACCTGTGACCTGG GCTGCAGCAGGGGCTTCTTCGGGCCAGGCTGTGCCTTGCGCTGCTCCTGCGGGGGTGGGGCTGACTGCGACGCTGTCAGTGGGCAGTGCCACTGCGTGGACGGCTACATGGGGCCCATGTGCCAGCAGG GTGGGCCCTCCCAGTTCCCTGAGACCGcatccccagccctgggcccag TGGCTTCACAATCAGCCTCTCACCGCCCCGGGCTCAGCAGCAGCGCAGAGAAGCACTAG